The genomic DNA CGTCATCATCGTGGGGAAATCTGTTCCTGGTAGAGGGCAGCAATGCGGTGGTGCAGAACATCACGATAAAGCGCAGCAATTGGGTGGGGTTGGCGCTTACGGGGCCTTACGACCAGGCGCTGGGGGTTAACTCGCAGTCCAACATGGAGAATGGGATAATCGTGAGCGGGTCAGCCAGCTACAGCCTGGTGCAGGGGTGTCAGGTGTACTACAACGCGAAGTCGAACGAGCAATTTCAGCAGTTGCGAGGGGGGTGGTCCACGGGATTGAGCGCGGCGCGCGGGGCCAACAATGTGACCCTGCGGAACAACCAGGTTTGGAACAACTGGGGCGAAGGGTTATCGACGTTCGAGGCGCAGAACACGCTGATCGAGAGCAACACTGTTTATGATAACCAGCTTAACATTTACCTCTCCGACACCAAATTCAGTGTTTGCCGCGGCAACCTGGTGTACTGCACACCGGGCAATGTCTGCTCGAATGTCTCGCAAGCCGGGATTGCCTTGGGAGATGAAACCTACAGTCCGCCTTCATCGGACAATACGATTGTGAACAACGCGGTGATGGGTAATGCGAAGAATATTTATTTTTGGTCGGGG from Verrucomicrobiia bacterium includes the following:
- a CDS encoding right-handed parallel beta-helix repeat-containing protein, whose product is MTPLRTRAIFALVVGAWFFWGAGLLFGATYYVATDGNDSNPGTIGSPFETVTKGAGVLQPGDTLYVRGGTYYQTAWAPSSGTAASPVTISGYPGETVVMDGVYTNPSSSWGNLFLVEGSNAVVQNITIKRSNWVGLALTGPYDQALGVNSQSNMENGIIVSGSASYSLVQGCQVYYNAKSNEQFQQLRGGWSTGLSAARGANNVTLRNNQVWNNWGEGLSTFEAQNTLIESNTVYDNQLNIYLSDTKFSVCRGNLVYCTPGNVCSNVSQAGIALGDETYSPPSSDNTIVNNAVMGNAKNIYFWSG